A single window of Sphingobacteriales bacterium DNA harbors:
- a CDS encoding PHP domain-containing protein: MPAVALTDHGNMFSAFEFVNAAQKAGIIRWWAAILCGRRPFSAHFCKEQKDKRYHQLLLAKIRRAIAICQNCVLWLY, translated from the coding sequence ATGCCCGCCGTGGCACTCACCGACCACGGCAATATGTTCAGTGCTTTTGAGTTTGTAAATGCTGCACAAAAAGCAGGCATTATTCGGTGGTGGGCTGCAATTTTATGTGGTCGAAGACCGTTTTCAGCACACTTTTGCAAAGAACAAAAAGATAAACGCTATCATCAACTATTACTCGCCAAAATCAGGAGGGCTATCGCAATTTGTCAAAATTGTGTTCTTTGGCTTTATTGA